The genomic interval TTCATTCACTCAATTTTACACTATCTGAAATTGATCTtcgataaaataataataaggctAACTTCCGATAAAATGCAGAAAATAAGGAGACGAACATTAgtcataattaaaatataaaatatgaatgacAATGTTGAAATACTTCACCCAAGattgtgcattttttttctttttctattttaatgttttgttttatgaaaTTCTTGAGTGGTTCcacttttctaaaaaaaattatgtttatcaCACACTCAATTTAGTGGTATATTTTTCGTATTTTATACACTAAAATTGAATTACACAAATTGATTTCTTGCAAAGAAAGCAATAAAACCtcataattaagtaaaaaaaataaaaaggaaaagcgTAACATCTTTAGAAAAGTGGATTTTGATGCTTATGATATCCATTTTCTTTTTCCTCTTCCCAGCTTTTATTCATttgatattgttttttattttttacattttatcataTGTGTGCGTCTAAGTTCAAAATATAATCTCGTGCTCAATACTCGGCGAAATCACGGGCCTAAACTTTTCATTTGAGTTTGTTTTCCATTTGGTTTCATAACTTCTCATATTGTTAGATAGGGTTTTCTATTTGATCCATAACAGAGTTtccttttttctaaaacaaatatGTGGGACAAtgatgaaagaaaaatattgtttattctCATTTTTGTTCCATAATGTAAAATATACTACGGAAACTAATTTTCATTCACTCAATTTTACACTATCTGAAATTGATCTtcgataaaataataataaggctAACTTCCGATAAAATGCAGAAAATAAGGAGACGAACATTAgtcataattaaaatataaaatatgaatgacAATGTTGAAATACTTCACCCAAGattgtgcattttttttctttttctattttaatgttttgttttatgaaaTTCTTGAGTGGTTCcacttttctaaaaaaaattatgtttatcaCACACTCAATTTAGTGGTATATTTTTCGTATTTTATACACTAAAATTGAATTACACAAATTGATTTCTTGCAAAGAAAGCAATAAAACCtcataattaagtaaaaaaaataaaaaggaaaagcgTAACATCTTTAGAAAAGTGGATTTTGATGCTTATGATATCCATTTTCTTTTTCCTCTTCCCAGCTTTTATTCATTTGATATTGAAAAGTTTGAACCATACTATCTGGCACAGACAGAAGCACTCTCACATCATTAGCATCACCGGCAATAACCGGTAAAAACAAGCAATAAACATCACTTGTTAAAGGACCCATGTGCAATGATTTCCCTTCTCCAAAATCCACCATTTCCAGCCCTAATTTAGACCACTGTGATATAACCAAAGTGGTTGAAACGTCGGTTTTTACCATCTTATCCTCCAATAAATCAATCGTTGATCTTATGTATTCCTCATCATTCACAGTTGATTTGGCCTTTTGCACTAATTTCACACTATGGTGCAAGTTATTCTCAATTAAGTCTTCTATAGTACTTTCCGCACACGCTAATAGAAACCCATTTCCGTAATATTCCTTTGGTAGGTTTAATACGGTGCGGACGTTAACAGAGAAAAGAAGTTTCACTACTAAATTAGAGGGTAAGGATAAGTTCATTGATCGAATCCAAGAGCGCCACGTGTGTGCCGCAACTACTTCAAAAGTAGTGCATTTTAGTGACGGTACACATTGTTTCTTCAGATTGAGAATATTGGAGGGATTAAAGGTGAATGATGTGGGTACTAAGGGTTGTGACTGTAATAACTTGAGGAGGTTCACTTGAGGGGTTAGTTCTGTTCTGGTGTATCCTGGACTATGGTAATTTACTATTGGGGGGTGACGTGGCTTCAACATGTGTCGTGAATGGAAGGGTGTAATGGTCAATTCAGCTTGAGTTGTAGTGTTGTGTTGTGCCCAAGCATGTAGAAATTGAGATGTGCCAATGCCATCACATAGACAGTGGTTGATTGCGAGGCACATAATCATTCCCCCGCAACGGAGAGTTGTTATCTGCAAAGGAAACACAAACCATTAGCTTCTTTAAACTACAATCCAGTGTTATATGCTGAAATATTCTTAAATTTCTCCGGTCATAATAAACATTGGTatagatttaattaattatttcaaaagttttattcTATATTTGTAACATGTATCACTATAATCAGAACTTTAATTTAAGTGGTCTTaattagttataattaattgatgGTCATTTAGTTGAATAGCCTTAGCTACTTAGATTTCTACTCCCAAACAATCACTAAAGATTTGTTTTATGTAGGATAATATTAAACATTtcattatctattttttatttttattaatcagTCACTCGAGTAATCTAGTTGGTGATATAGCCAACCGCCCAACACATTTGTAATCCTACTAgtataatatttgattaaaacTTCAAATgttatttgtaaataaattataaacgtCGTCTAACTAACTACTAACTCACAAAATTGTCTGGACAAACTGACAATATAAAATTGATACTaaatatgtataattaataacgTTTTCTATAAAGGTTTTTGTAGataattcaattgataaatttaatggGAAAGAGATATCAgttttaaatcaaaaaattaatataatcattaacttattaatatttatttacaaaataaaaaattaacagtttcccaaaggaattaaaatattaaacatttgtttaattattatgaaaacttttttgttgaTGCGTTATTAAGAAACTTAAGGAAAGATGTGAATCATATATTATATGAATTTAACTTATGCGAAATTCTAACTATGCAATTGGACTAAATGGTTAAGTTTATGGTAAGAACGAATCATTTAAgacgaaaaaaaattaaatgaccaTTATAATAAAGTGACATCGTTGATTTAAACAATGCATATAACTGCAAATTGTTGGGTGGTTTTCCCAACATAAATTAATGTGGTAATATTATGTTACATACCATTGGAAGAACTTCCATAATTTCACGACACAAACATgagtttgaaaataaataattagaaaaagaaTCTGACCTGAACTATAAGAGGAGGAACATCTAAGAAACTCTGAGCTTCCACCTTATACAAAAACTTCCTCCATGACTTATTTGGTAACTTAGAAGGTTCAATTAATGCTTCAGCAGTGATATCCATAAAAGCCTCAACAAAAACAGCACCTTCTCCATTGCAATCTACTTCAAGCTTGTGATCATCCAAAGAGAAAGATCTCCTCAATCTTCCAGCTAAAGGGTAATAATCCACGAGAACTCTAGACAGAGAAGATTTCAAACGATTCAAGCTCACAGATTTCTTGAAGATGTATAAATACTTAATGGAAAATCTAAGGAACTTTTGGTCATCAAGATTAGAAAGATAGAGAGAATGTTTTGGAGTTGGAGCACTTGGTGCAATATTAGTTACTGGGTGACATGGATAGATACAATCAGGGAGTTCCAAAGATTTTgacatgtttttattattttgagaaacttaatttcatgtgtttttttatgatgttgatgatgatcaattaataataaacaGAGTGAAAAACAGAGAAAGAAGGGAATAGATAATAATGAGATGACTGAATGAAAAGGTGAATAATACATGAAAGAGTGGATTGCAAAaacacatataaatataaataatcttTGAGACAAAAGATGTCGACAATATTCTGAAATTTCTTCTTGAGTTGGGAGGATAATgataataaatgatattaattatagTACGATGAGATTCCTTTTCAATTTAATGATTGGAGGCTATATATATCTTAGTTTTTGAGTTATTTCATCGAATATATTATTGGATTGAGTCGatatataaaatttcactttagtaaaaaattgttttagaatTACAATCTTAATTAATATGATGGTTAAAGTGATGGAAACAAATACTTATGTTTTTATGCGATGTGTGatttagtatttatagagttgaaaactactcaaaatataagaattttctAATGTGTAATTTCAACGATTTTTAAATTCATACATTAACGTATTCTATATTCCAACAAATTAATTAGTGTATTTATATGGTACATATGCTCTTCTACACTAAcacttacatttttttataagaaagaTTGTAATTGCTTTAGGTTTagaccaaattaaaaaattaataattaagacATTACCTCTAAGTTATGTGATTGTAACCAGCTTTTTAGTTCGTCCTTACACAACATATACTTTTGATTTGAACCATTGAAGAAGAAACAATATTCATTAGGGTTGACTTTCATGATTTTAAATCAGGTTTTCTATAACTTATCATTGAAAAAAGTAGAAAGCGAAAAGATATCGATCTAAGATAATAAGAAAATAGAGAACAAATAAACATAAACTTAGGGGGAAATAAAGATAGATATATTATTTCAATATGAGAGCTTACATGATTTCAAGATCATTAGCATTATAAAAAACTCTGcataatatatgttaataataataataataataataataataataattattattattattattattattattattattatattattattattattattgttatagtccaaatattatagatatatatagtaaaatattgTGCAATTTAAGGTTAATTATGATGCTACCTATGATTTCATTTCGAATCACCTAATCTTTTGACATGTTTTAATATGTgattattatttacttttttttacaaaagaagcgatttatatttgtaataatatatattaatgcaTTATGTAATATAGATCGAAATAGAATCATGCACTAAATATCTTATTATAAATGCactaattctattttttataaaagatttacaattttaaaattaatacataaaatgacaaataaataaaagaaaatagtcATCGTACAAATGTCATGTgaaggaaaaaatatataaaatcaatcTCTTTTAATTATAAGATAATTTGTAAATGGTAATTTTGAAACTTTAACTGTTCAGGAGTTTTAACTTTTATGAATAGATCCGGTAAAACAAAACTAGAGAAGCATAAACTAGAGTGCATTTCTTATGATCAGAGCCGTGGATTAACCATACGACCAAAACATTagtacataaataaattttataataaatcataatctttaaaaaattatataaatatcctTAATTTTGCACATTCTAAGAttttatacttaaattatatgattgaaataaataatcaaataataatttttagatttaaacAGTGGTCTCCAAAAACATTAAAAGCCTATAATAAATTAACGACATTTAAGAAAACATTTTGTGCTTTAATATTTTGTTCTCTAAATCTATGTGGTCCAAAATGAAAATGGTGTTGATTTGAGGATGCTAGAGTGGGGGTGTTGCTAGTTATTGCAACTAGGCGGGGCGAGGGGGAGTCTGTCCCCACTTCTCCTAAATTCTGGTGAGGGTCGGATTTTCGTACTATGCCCTTGCCCCCATCCTATATATAGAAAAGTTTAATTgagaaacatattttttattattaaatatattaataataaaattaaatatatttattaaataataattaaattaaattttctattgacaatatagattaaaatttataatatttaaaaattattaaataaaaataaatgagaatatatatatatatataaaatagaaaaatagaaaaacattaACAAGTGAGGTGTGGGTGTGAAGTTGGTATcaacttcatcatcttcatttttgtcctgATTTAGAATTTTAAGATACCTCTTATTAAAATGggttttttttgtcaaaaccaATAACTCGGACGGGTATCCATGAATCCTGTCATGCCTAGATATTGTTTGTTAAGCATTTAATAAACACTCACTTATGTCACTAGCTACTTTTTTTAGTACAATTAATTAGATGTTTGTTTAAACACTTCTGTATGAATGAATATGTGgactatattaataatttttattatggttaaatatatttttaatttatttaaatatattaattttatttttagtctttctaaaagttttatttgaagtttagttcttttaaactttttattataaattttgatcaatgcttttttttttaaatttacattgtatgtttttattgactttttttatgatatgtcattattaagaatttaaaatattattaatttatttaattaatatttaattcaacaatttaataattatattttaaataaataaattatttaaaaatttaaaattaaatacttaaattattaaattaattatattttatagtcTTATCAATTATGTGTTATCAAAAAAGTCACTTGAAACATATGACAtgactttttataaaaaatgacagaaaattaaaaaaaaatcaaaaatttaaagaaattttaagaaagattaaaaataaaattgatatatttataagtaaaaatatatttaactcttttttattaatagttttaaaaataaagttgcTGAATACATATGATATCACGATCATGTGAAAATtatcacattaaatatttttatttttaaaaataatcaaattttaataattaatataaatttatatcaaatcaaatattattgaatttaacCTATAAGTTAATTTCACCTAAATTGTACTGTTCAGTGGCAAATTCCAGCAATAACGAGCGCAATTATGTTGGAGATCAAGCCAATACGAGTTATCTGATACTGCTCCTATTTGATAGCCTtgcataaaataaaacaggaCACATTTTGTTACTTTTGTAACAGCATACATCacaaaatgtttatttataaataaataaattagaattgttagtttattaaattattttttctaaattataaGTGTATTTTCTAtatcataaatacaaaaatagaattaatatttaaaagaaatgtgtaaaataataattgaataatataattaaaaaagtaattaaagttataataaaatttatttaaaataattttattttattaaaatcatatttattataaaacggATTAGTAAATTGAAGTAATTGTATagaagaaaatatgaaaataaaatgatgatGTAACCTGAGCCCTAAGATATGGTTTATGTGCCCACCAAGAAAGTGAGTGTGACATCTATCATGGATCCTAAGATAACCATGTTGGTAACACTTTATATCTTTCATGTGGGCCTATAAAGCGACCTGATGGCTAGTGCTTTCAGTGGGAAGTgtattgaataataataataataaaaaacaaaaaacaaaatcttTTGATTAAGTTTTTCAATGTTATTTTGATTGAATTACTTATTAGTCTACTAAAATTGTAGGGTCAAGCatttatactttaaaaatatagagGTCTTTAATATTGTGatttatttttagttcatataaaaatttctttaaacagtaaccttttaaatattttttatcaataatttttgtttttaaaataattcatgtatattgtttaaatttttaaataatttgtttatgcatatttataatattatagcAATCTTCTCCACAAATAAAagtctaaaatttataaaagtctAAAATTTATAGGGGAGATTcttataatattgtaaaattgtTGTAAAAAATCAATCCCAAATTTTGATTAATACACATGAATTAACTTAAAAACATAGATCAAAATTGttgatagaaaatatttgaaggaccattatttgaaaaaaaattataattggactaaaagtaaaatatgGTATATTGATAGgaatcaaaaatttatttaacctaaattaaaaaatagataaataacaCCCTTGAATTGAATAGCACCAGACAAGATAATCTATCTATTATTTTGCTTCATTGATGAAAATAACGTGGACGTTAACTGTTTACATGACGAGATATGTTGTTAATTAACTAATTGCCATGTCAAAAAGATGCTAAATTGTCTAATTTGATAAACACGTCAGACAATGGCTAAATTGTCCGATTTTGTAAACCAATTTGAAACtctctt from Cicer arietinum cultivar CDC Frontier isolate Library 1 chromosome 5, Cicar.CDCFrontier_v2.0, whole genome shotgun sequence carries:
- the LOC101495342 gene encoding alcohol acyltransferase 9-like, whose translation is MSKSLELPDCIYPCHPVTNIAPSAPTPKHSLYLSNLDDQKFLRFSIKYLYIFKKSVSLNRLKSSLSRVLVDYYPLAGRLRRSFSLDDHKLEVDCNGEGAVFVEAFMDITAEALIEPSKLPNKSWRKFLYKVEAQSFLDVPPLIVQITTLRCGGMIMCLAINHCLCDGIGTSQFLHAWAQHNTTTQAELTITPFHSRHMLKPRHPPIVNYHSPGYTRTELTPQVNLLKLLQSQPLVPTSFTFNPSNILNLKKQCVPSLKCTTFEVVAAHTWRSWIRSMNLSLPSNLVVKLLFSVNVRTVLNLPKEYYGNGFLLACAESTIEDLIENNLHHSVKLVQKAKSTVNDEEYIRSTIDLLEDKMVKTDVSTTLVISQWSKLGLEMVDFGEGKSLHMGPLTSDVYCLFLPVIAGDANDVRVLLSVPDSMVQTFQYQMNKSWEEEKENGYHKHQNPLF